In Helianthus annuus cultivar XRQ/B chromosome 8, HanXRQr2.0-SUNRISE, whole genome shotgun sequence, a single genomic region encodes these proteins:
- the LOC110870122 gene encoding calponin homology domain-containing protein DDB_G0272472-like encodes MYPRFIMMLINDKIKDLPKNRDDIMDLRNVNNETIARITKEKDAKTKQMICKIKDIDYVAPENKKWRHENSDSDNENVKMSEMAEKKTRWWWVRDGKRKRTPKSSPAVSIPKDGDKGSSGEPQQRLIDETVLEPSVVIEQGVDLLNKTFESYLKKNEEAAAQKAQGTSTQSEKVTTIEQEAKDQDSSSEDDSEATQSESELDPTTLGRGKAQLKKKPAKKQKASDEEDSTYEPDEPKKQIKKRKAVQAGIIPRNVRAKKAGAGPSKEKGGKTEKHVQKPKVLDAEKAQTVETPKEPEI; translated from the exons ATGTACCCAAGGTTCATTATGATGCTGATAAATGATAAGATCAAGGATCTTCCAAAGAACAGAGATGACATCATGGATTTGAGAAACGTAAACAATGAAACAATTGCAAGAATCACCAAAGAAAAggatgcaaaaacaaaacaaatgatATGCAAAATCAAGGATATAGATTATGTTGCTCCTGAGAATAAAAAGTGGAGACATGAGAATAGTGATTCAGATAATGAAAATGTTAAGATGAGCGAGATGGCTGAGAAGAAGACTAGATGGTGGTGGGTAAGAGATGGAAAACGAAAGAGAACACCTAAGTCATCCCCTGCAGTTTCTATTCCAAAGGATGGAGAtaagg GGTCATCTGGAGAACCGCAGCAAAGATTGATAGATGAAACTGTCTTGGAGCCGTCTGTGGTTATTGAGCAAGGAGTTGATCTTTTGAATAAAACATTCGAAAGCTATCTGAAGAAGAATGAGGAAGCAGCAGCTCAAAAGGCTCAAGGAACTAGTACTCAGTCTGAAAAAGTCACAACCATTGAACAAGAGGCAAAGGATCAGGATAGTTCAAGTGAAGATGATTCCGAAGCAACTCAGTCTGAATCAGAACTGGATCCAACAACTCTTGGAAGAGGCAAAGCTCAACTAAAGAAAAAGCCTGCAAAGAAGCAGAAAGCATCAGATGAAGAAGACTCCACTTATGAACCTGATGAGCCAAAGAAACAAATAAAGAAGCGTAAAGCAGTTCAAGCTGGAATTATTCCAAGAAATGTTAGAGCAAAGAAAGCTGGTGCTGGACCATCAAAAGAAAAAGGAGGAAAGACAGAAAAACATGTTCAGAAACCAAAGGTTCTTGATGCAGAAAAGGCTCAAACTGTTGAAACTCCAAAAGAACCTGAGATATAA
- the LOC110870123 gene encoding uncharacterized protein LOC110870123, with protein sequence MFNNEAVQELLQKVNKLEKEKAKTELERDILKKQVDNLMKASDQVKAVLIDQEETMNRMKNEAHDNSKVFELLTAEIASLNVKIKNLEDVNQTLNQLLSEMSEASSNEMKAMELEMEAMKADKVVKDEQLHMLYSVMESHFKMDVHAAFNEIEVKRAEERRTERERHLAEEATQKNKGVIDDTQEAGGSSSQPEIGGSSNQEDIEMVEAEDVQEQVDQDFMMVGESSEPLDAENVLRKVAVIQRKKKAREVL encoded by the coding sequence atgTTCAACAATGAAGCAGTACAAGAATTGTTACAAAAGGTCAACAAGTTGGAAAAAGAAAAAGCCAAAACAGAATTAGAACGTGATATTCTAAAGAAACAGGTTGATAATTTGATGAAAGCTTCTGATCAAGTCAAAGCAGTGTTGATAGACCAAGAGGAAACAATGAACAGAATGAAGAATGAAGCTCATGATAATTCAAAGGTGTTTGAACTGTTGACGGCAGAGATTGCTTCATTGAATGTGAAGATAAAAAACTTGGAAGATGTGAATCAGACTCTTAATCAGCTTCTCAGTGAGATGAGTGAAGCTTCATCAAACGAAATGAAGGCAATGGAGTTGGAGATGGAAGCCATGAAGGCAGACAAGGTGGTGAAAGATGAACAACTTCATATGCTATACTCTGTCATGGAGAGTCATTTCAAGATGGATGTTCATGCCGCATTCAATGAAATAGAAGTGAAAAGAGCTGAAGAAAGAAGAACGGAACGTGAAAGACATCTAGCTGAAGAAGCCACCCAAAAGAACAAAGGTGTGATTGATGATACTCAAGAAGCTGGTGGATCGTCAAGTCAACCTGAAATTGGTGGTTCATCAAACCAAGAAGATATAGAAATGGTTGAAGCTGAAGATGTTCAGGAACAAGTTGATCAAGACTTCATGATGGTTGGTGAGTCTTCTGAACCTTTGGATGCTGAAAATGTTCTTAGAAAAGTGGCTGTTATTCAAAGAAAGAAAAAGGCTAGAGAAgtgctgtga